A DNA window from Micrococcales bacterium contains the following coding sequences:
- a CDS encoding CarD family transcriptional regulator, with the protein MAFAVGETVVYPHHGAALIEDITTRTIRGVSRTYLKLRVTQGDLTIEVPAENVELVGVRDVVGPEGLEQVFSVLQANVREEPTNWSRRYKANVEKIASGDVIKVAEVVRDLSRRDTNRGLSAGEKRMLARARQILVSELALADKTDEEAAERRLDEVLAVTVA; encoded by the coding sequence ATGGCATTCGCTGTTGGAGAGACCGTCGTTTATCCTCACCACGGAGCGGCTCTAATAGAAGACATAACCACCCGCACCATCAGGGGCGTATCTAGGACCTATCTGAAGCTGCGTGTAACCCAAGGCGATTTGACCATTGAGGTGCCGGCCGAGAACGTTGAGCTAGTTGGCGTACGCGATGTGGTTGGGCCAGAGGGTCTTGAGCAGGTTTTCTCGGTGTTACAGGCCAATGTTCGCGAAGAACCAACTAACTGGTCCAGGCGCTATAAGGCCAATGTCGAGAAAATCGCCTCAGGCGACGTCATCAAAGTGGCTGAGGTGGTCCGTGACCTGTCCCGGCGCGACACCAACCGCGGCCTTTCGGCAGGAGAAAAGCGCATGCTGGCCCGGGCCCGGCAAATCCTGGTCTCCGAACTGGCCTTGGCGGACAAAACCGACGAGGAGGCGGCAGAGCGTCGCCTAGATGAGGTTCTGGCCGTCACGGTGGCATGA
- the ispF gene encoding 2-C-methyl-D-erythritol 2,4-cyclodiphosphate synthase encodes MSYRTGIGFDAHRLAADARPLHLALLQWPGQPGLEGHSDGDVVAHALVDAIASAGCLGDIGELFGSADPRHRAANSALFLEGVLDELTQAGYSLVNAAVQLIGNQPQIAQRRGEAEAALSQAVGAPVSLSATTTDSMGFTGRGEGLAAIATCLVQAS; translated from the coding sequence ATGAGCTACCGGACCGGCATTGGCTTTGATGCCCATCGTCTAGCCGCTGATGCGCGCCCGCTCCATTTGGCGCTGCTGCAATGGCCCGGCCAACCCGGCCTTGAGGGCCACTCCGACGGTGACGTCGTGGCCCATGCTCTAGTTGACGCCATCGCCTCTGCCGGCTGCCTTGGAGACATAGGTGAGCTTTTCGGCAGCGCCGACCCGCGGCATCGGGCGGCCAACTCGGCTCTCTTCTTAGAAGGCGTCCTTGATGAATTGACTCAGGCCGGCTACAGCCTGGTCAACGCCGCCGTCCAGCTGATTGGTAATCAACCCCAAATCGCTCAGCGCCGGGGCGAGGCCGAGGCCGCGCTGAGCCAGGCCGTTGGGGCGCCGGTCTCGCTCAGCGCCACCACCACCGATTCGATGGGCTTCACTGGTCGAGGCGAGGGGCTGGCCGCCATCGCCACCTGTCTGGTCCAGGCCAGCTAA